Below is a window of Bos indicus isolate NIAB-ARS_2022 breed Sahiwal x Tharparkar chromosome 19, NIAB-ARS_B.indTharparkar_mat_pri_1.0, whole genome shotgun sequence DNA.
GGCAACACCGGGGCCTGCAGCAGCTGGAGATGCAGCAAGCAGGCCTGCAGCAGTTGGACCCACAGCTGGACCCACAGCAGGAGGGGCGGCAGCAGCTAGAGATGCAGCAGGTGGGGCgagggcaggtgggctggcagcACACAGGCTGGCAGCACTGGGGCCTGCAGCAGCTGGAGATGCAGCAGGTAGGCCTGCAGCAGCTGGAACCACAGCTGGAAACACAGCAGGAGGGGCGGTAGCAGCTAGAGATGCAGCAGGTGGGGCgagggcaggtgggctggcagcAGACCGGGCGGCAGCAGCTGGACACACCACAGCTGGGGCGGCAGCAGGTGGTCCTGCAGCAGGTGGTCCTGCAGCAGGTGGGGCGGCAGCAGGTCTCCAGGCAGAGACTTCGGCCACAGCTCTGGTCAGAGCAGACGGAGCCACAACAGGAGCTGACCATGGTGTCAGAGGGTGGAGGTTCTAGGTGAGTTTCCAGGAAAGTGAGTTTCTTGAGTATGAGAGTTGCCTTGGTCCCCAGCCCCCTTTATATCCTGCTGAAGAGCTGCTATCATGACATCATTATTTCCTGGTTATTGTTTACCCTCCTAGGAAACTTGATCATTTAATTACATAATTGTGTGTTTCTCAGTTAGTAttccaaaatggagaaaataacacTATTCCTTTTCCTAGTATGCTCCTGTGTGTCCAATTGAAAGCCCAGTCCCAGTTCTTCCTTAGTGGGTGTCACCTTTGCTCCTGGTGGGTTCAATGTCTTATGAAACATTAGTCATATgacactaacattttttttttttttggaatgtgaTATTCTCTCCTATCACTGCTCTTTGAACTTCAGAGAGGAAATGTTTCTTATAAGGCTCATGTGTATTTTGTTGTCAAAGGTGAGGGGAACATGGCTTGTCAGATGAAACACTGAAAAGGAATTAGACAGAAAGATATTTGGGGGGAGGATGTCCCACAAATAATATGGATGAATGTGATCCTACCTGGGCATCTTGGATGAGCAGGAAGATAGTTAGACCACAAGGAAGTTTCAAATTCTGTGTCTGATTTCACTCCACTGTCTCAAGCACTTAGCAATACTCATagcttttaaagagaagaaacacatttttgcTGTATGTCTCCCAGGCTAGGCAATCAGAATGAGATGTTGTGATTTATCTTTTAGTTGTCAAGCTTGTATACaggatattttattataaaagcattCGTTGTATATAAACATGTTTGGAATGATTAAGCCTTCAAAAATATGTATCCAAGATATTCGGTTGGGTAGTAAGAGAACCTGACAGATAACTCCTCATCTGTTTCCTGTAGATACTTGACTAAGACACATGCATAAGAAacagattcagtcagttcagttcagtcactcagtcatgtctgacactttgcagccccatggactgcagcatgccaggcctccctgtccatcaccaactcctggagcttactcagactcatgcccattgagtcggtgatgccatccaaccatctcatcctctgtcatccccttcttctcccgacttcaatctttcccagcatcagggtcttttcaaatgagtcag
It encodes the following:
- the LOC109573289 gene encoding keratin-associated protein 4-7-like isoform X2, whose amino-acid sequence is MVSSCCGSVCSDQSCGRSLCLETCCRPTCCRTTCCRTTCCRPSCGVSSCCRPVCCQPTCCISSCCRPQCCQPVCCQPTCPRPTCCISSCCRPSCCGSSCGSNCCRPACCISSCCRPRCCQSVCCQPTCSRISSCCRPSCCGSSCCLRPVCGRVSCHTTCYRPTCVISTCPRPVCCPSSCC
- the LOC109573289 gene encoding keratin-associated protein 4-7-like isoform X1; translation: MVSSCCGSVCSDQSCGRSLCLETCCRPTCCRTTCCRTTCCRPSCGVSSCCRPVCCQPTCPRPTCCISSCYRPSCCVSSCGSSCCRPTCCISSCCRPQCCQPVCCQPTCPRPTCCISSCCRPSCCGSSCGSNCCRPACCISSCCRPRCCQSVCCQPTCSRISSCCRPSCCGSSCCLRPVCGRVSCHTTCYRPTCVISTCPRPVCCPSSCC
- the LOC109573289 gene encoding keratin-associated protein 4-7-like isoform X3; its protein translation is MVSSCCGSVCSDQSCGRSLCLETCCRPTCCRTTCCRTTCCRPSCGVPTCCISSCCRPQCCQPVCCQPTCPRPTCCISSCCRPSCCGSSCGSNCCRPACCISSCCRPRCCQSVCCQPTCSRISSCCRPSCCGSSCCLRPVCGRVSCHTTCYRPTCVISTCPRPVCCPSSCC